In Paenibacillus sp. 1781tsa1, one DNA window encodes the following:
- a CDS encoding D-alanyl-D-alanine carboxypeptidase family protein, whose amino-acid sequence MKKWWKRAGMLLALLLIIYLGVKPDMLVGKPGIKAESAVLMDMNSEQILMDFNGSEEIAPAGVSKLMTELLVMEAVINGDIGWNDLVNVSLYASSVGGSQLTLKQGEQFTVQELFEIVAVYSANDATVALAEHISGSEQKFVQQMNQKASQIGLSENTQFTNSTGLSEKLLGPNRPMEIQGQTLMTAIDACKLARYLLNNHPEILRISSQMQVSMHQKGMYMSNTNWMLSSIGGPYAYDGNDGLKTGYDEDSGYHFVGTAERDGKRLISVVFGTDTREGRFVETRKLFNYGFSGSK is encoded by the coding sequence ATGAAAAAATGGTGGAAACGGGCAGGTATGCTGCTGGCTCTGCTGCTCATTATATATTTGGGTGTGAAACCGGACATGCTGGTAGGCAAACCGGGAATTAAAGCTGAATCTGCGGTGTTAATGGATATGAACTCTGAACAGATCTTAATGGATTTTAACGGCTCCGAAGAAATTGCGCCGGCAGGCGTCAGTAAGTTGATGACAGAACTGCTAGTGATGGAGGCCGTGATCAATGGTGATATTGGCTGGAATGATCTTGTGAATGTGAGTCTGTATGCCAGCTCCGTGGGGGGCAGTCAACTGACCCTGAAACAGGGAGAGCAATTCACCGTTCAGGAATTATTCGAGATCGTAGCTGTTTATTCAGCCAATGATGCCACTGTCGCTCTGGCTGAACATATCAGTGGTTCAGAGCAGAAGTTTGTGCAGCAGATGAATCAGAAAGCTTCTCAGATCGGGCTGTCTGAAAATACACAATTCACGAATTCAACGGGCCTCAGTGAAAAGCTGCTTGGTCCTAACCGTCCGATGGAAATACAAGGGCAAACCTTAATGACGGCTATAGATGCATGCAAACTTGCGCGATATCTGCTGAATAACCATCCCGAGATTCTAAGAATCTCCAGCCAAATGCAAGTATCGATGCATCAAAAAGGGATGTACATGAGCAACACGAACTGGATGTTGTCCTCCATTGGTGGGCCGTATGCTTACGATGGAAATGACGGATTAAAGACTGGTTATGATGAAGATTCCGGATATCATTTTGTGGGGACAGCTGAACGTGATGGCAAAAGACTGATTTCAGTTGTATTTGGGACGGATACTCGTGAAGGGCGCTTTGTGGAGACGCGGAAGTTGTTCAACTATGGATTTTCGGGCTCAAAATAA
- a CDS encoding oligopeptide ABC transporter substrate-binding protein translates to MKKGLFSRGLFFTMMLVFVLVLAACSEKEAATPAPATNTEEGKTEEKPANEEGVYSIEDFNNVKTNEGTAIEGGSITFGLVSDTAFEGTLNFNFYSGNPDAQVLQWFDEGLLTWDKDYVYTNDGAATYETSEDGKTFTLTIRDNVNWHDGKPVTAEDLQFAYEVIGNKAYDGPRYDSNFTSVVGMDEYHAGKAKTISGIKVLSDKQISITYKESTPSLLTGGVWTYPLAKHIFGDMDVAKMSSSKEVREKPIGFGPFKVDVITPGESVTFVKNDDYWRGAPKLDSVTLKVINPTTVVQELKSGGVDLVDAFPTDQYKDNANLSNVEFLGAIDRAYTYIGFKLGTWDEENGKVKSNAEAKMGDKNLRKAMWMAVDNDQVGKRFYNGLRWNATTLIPPSHPEFHDANNPGVTYDPEAAKALLDEAGYKLDGEFRTNPDGTPLEINFVSMTGGDTAEPLARYYVQSWAAIGLKVNLEMVEFNSFYDRVGNTGKDDPNIDVYQAAWGVGIDVDPSGLYGRDALYNFSRFSSEENDKLLAQGISAEAFDVDKRKEIYNQWQQYMVDEVPVFPTLYRAVVAPVNKRVMNYAIGDGTGVYLSDLQVNADKAVVAE, encoded by the coding sequence ATGAAAAAGGGATTATTTTCACGGGGACTATTTTTCACGATGATGCTGGTCTTTGTATTGGTGCTCGCAGCGTGCTCTGAGAAAGAAGCAGCTACTCCAGCTCCGGCTACCAACACAGAAGAGGGAAAAACAGAGGAAAAACCTGCTAATGAAGAGGGCGTTTACTCCATTGAAGACTTCAACAATGTCAAAACGAATGAAGGTACTGCGATCGAGGGTGGATCGATTACATTCGGACTTGTATCGGATACTGCTTTTGAAGGTACACTGAACTTTAACTTTTATTCCGGTAACCCGGATGCACAAGTTCTTCAATGGTTCGATGAAGGCTTGCTGACTTGGGATAAAGATTATGTGTACACCAATGATGGTGCTGCAACATATGAGACTTCCGAAGATGGCAAAACGTTCACACTGACCATTCGTGACAACGTAAACTGGCATGATGGCAAGCCGGTAACGGCTGAAGATCTGCAATTTGCTTATGAAGTGATCGGTAACAAAGCGTATGATGGTCCACGTTACGACTCCAACTTCACTAGTGTAGTGGGTATGGACGAGTATCATGCTGGAAAAGCAAAAACAATCTCTGGTATTAAAGTGCTGAGCGACAAACAAATCAGCATTACGTATAAAGAATCTACTCCGTCCCTGCTGACAGGTGGCGTATGGACGTACCCACTGGCTAAACATATCTTCGGAGATATGGATGTAGCAAAAATGTCTTCTTCCAAAGAAGTACGTGAAAAACCAATTGGTTTTGGTCCATTTAAAGTGGATGTTATCACTCCAGGTGAGTCTGTAACTTTTGTTAAAAACGATGACTACTGGCGTGGAGCTCCAAAACTGGATAGTGTAACTCTGAAAGTTATCAACCCGACAACGGTTGTTCAAGAACTGAAATCTGGCGGGGTAGATCTCGTGGATGCATTCCCGACAGACCAATACAAAGATAATGCTAACCTGTCCAATGTAGAATTCCTGGGCGCAATCGATCGTGCTTATACGTACATCGGTTTCAAACTGGGTACGTGGGATGAAGAGAATGGAAAAGTTAAAAGCAATGCCGAAGCAAAAATGGGCGACAAAAACTTGCGTAAAGCAATGTGGATGGCTGTAGATAACGATCAAGTTGGTAAACGTTTCTATAATGGCCTGCGTTGGAATGCAACAACCCTGATTCCACCGTCTCACCCAGAATTCCATGATGCTAACAATCCGGGTGTAACGTATGATCCAGAAGCAGCGAAAGCTTTGCTTGATGAAGCTGGTTACAAACTGGATGGTGAATTCCGTACGAATCCGGATGGAACACCACTCGAAATCAACTTTGTATCTATGACTGGTGGCGACACAGCTGAGCCATTGGCACGTTATTATGTTCAATCATGGGCAGCTATTGGTTTGAAAGTAAACCTGGAAATGGTTGAATTCAACAGCTTCTATGACCGTGTAGGTAACACAGGTAAAGATGATCCGAACATTGATGTGTACCAAGCAGCATGGGGTGTTGGTATTGACGTAGATCCATCTGGCCTGTACGGTCGTGATGCACTCTACAACTTCTCCAGATTCTCCAGCGAAGAGAATGACAAATTGCTAGCACAAGGTATCTCTGCTGAAGCATTCGATGTAGACAAGCGTAAAGAGATCTACAATCAATGGCAGCAATACATGGTAGATGAAGTTCCTGTATTCCCTACACTGTATCGTGCAGTTGTAGCACCAGTTAACAAACGTGTAATGAACTATGCGATTGGTGATGGAACAGGTGTTTACCTGAGCGACCTGCAAGTTAATGCAGACAAAGCAGTTGTAGCTGAGTAA
- a CDS encoding ABC transporter permease yields the protein MSKANEVVVTSQKVDKSPSSLSILWRELVRDKVALISLIFLGLVMLLVYGTSLILNQDDIVRVDLFALYEPPSAQYWLGTDYGGRDVFGQLVIGTRNSLTIGIIVTLMTGFIGILIGLLSGYFGGMIDNLFMRVVDFFMILPMLMIVIAFVTAVPKYNIISFSLIMTAFLWMGIARLIRSKALQERELDYVKASKTLGSSHLKIMLSQVLPNLSSIIIVTMTLNLAANIGLESGLSFLGFGFPESTPSLGTLVSYARNPQTLESRWWIWLPASVLILVLMLSINNVGQALKRATDARQRRG from the coding sequence ATGAGCAAGGCCAACGAGGTAGTTGTAACTTCACAAAAGGTTGATAAAAGCCCCTCCAGTTTGAGTATTTTATGGAGGGAGCTTGTCAGAGATAAGGTGGCACTAATCTCGCTCATTTTCTTGGGCTTGGTCATGTTGCTGGTATATGGCACGTCTCTCATTCTGAATCAGGATGATATCGTACGCGTGGATCTGTTTGCCTTATATGAACCACCATCCGCTCAATATTGGCTTGGAACGGACTATGGAGGTCGTGATGTATTTGGTCAACTGGTCATCGGTACACGTAACTCGCTGACCATTGGAATTATCGTAACGTTAATGACTGGTTTCATAGGTATCTTAATTGGCCTTTTATCCGGTTATTTCGGTGGAATGATAGACAACCTGTTTATGCGTGTTGTTGACTTCTTCATGATCCTTCCGATGTTGATGATTGTTATCGCGTTTGTTACAGCAGTACCCAAATACAATATCATCTCGTTCTCTTTAATCATGACGGCATTTCTCTGGATGGGTATTGCCAGATTGATTCGCTCCAAAGCATTACAGGAACGGGAACTGGACTATGTAAAAGCTTCAAAAACATTGGGCTCTTCTCATCTGAAGATTATGCTCTCACAGGTTCTTCCGAATCTGAGCTCCATTATCATCGTAACGATGACATTGAATCTCGCTGCCAACATTGGCCTCGAATCCGGGCTGTCTTTTCTGGGATTTGGTTTTCCCGAAAGCACACCCAGTCTTGGAACACTCGTAAGTTATGCACGTAATCCGCAAACCCTGGAATCCAGATGGTGGATATGGCTACCCGCATCGGTGCTGATCCTGGTATTGATGTTGAGTATAAATAATGTCGGTCAAGCCCTAAAGCGTGCGACTGATGCAAGACAAAGAAGAGGTTAA
- the opp4B gene encoding oligopeptide ABC transporter permease: protein MWKTIVRRIIIMIPQIFLLSLLVFLMAKAMPGDALTGLLDPSVDPKALEAQRERLGLNNPWYVQYWDWIKNAIQGDFGQSFRFKMPVTDLIGQRVANTFWLALATLVLTYLIAIPLGIISGRYNDTWSDRLITGYTYLGFAAPLFIFALVMVWIFGFHFGWFPTGGSVAPGLTPGTFSYVMSKFYHLLLPALSMALITTVSTVQYLRSEIIDIKHKEFVITARAKGASESRIYNRHILRNSLLPIAAFFGYEITGLIGGTVFIESIFSYPGMGQLFLNSISLRDFSVVTALVLLYGVASILGALLSDIILGIVDPRIRIK from the coding sequence ATGTGGAAAACGATAGTACGCAGAATTATCATAATGATCCCTCAGATCTTTTTACTAAGTCTTTTGGTCTTTCTGATGGCCAAGGCCATGCCGGGTGACGCGCTAACCGGATTGCTTGATCCAAGCGTTGATCCCAAAGCATTGGAAGCCCAGCGAGAGAGACTGGGATTGAATAATCCATGGTACGTGCAATATTGGGACTGGATCAAAAACGCCATCCAAGGTGATTTTGGACAATCTTTCCGTTTCAAAATGCCGGTTACAGACCTGATCGGCCAACGTGTAGCAAACACATTCTGGCTCGCACTGGCGACACTTGTACTGACTTATCTGATCGCTATTCCACTGGGGATCATCAGTGGTCGTTACAACGATACCTGGTCTGATCGGTTGATCACTGGATACACCTACCTGGGCTTCGCCGCACCATTGTTTATCTTTGCACTGGTGATGGTATGGATCTTCGGATTCCACTTCGGCTGGTTCCCGACGGGGGGAAGCGTTGCGCCAGGACTTACACCAGGCACATTCAGCTACGTGATGAGTAAGTTCTATCATCTATTATTGCCGGCATTATCCATGGCACTGATTACAACGGTATCTACCGTTCAATATTTGCGCAGTGAAATCATTGATATCAAACATAAGGAATTCGTTATTACTGCGAGAGCCAAAGGCGCTTCAGAATCCCGGATCTATAACAGACATATTTTGAGAAACTCGCTATTACCTATCGCCGCATTTTTCGGATATGAGATTACGGGGCTTATCGGTGGTACGGTATTTATCGAAAGTATATTCAGTTATCCAGGTATGGGGCAGTTGTTCCTGAATTCCATCTCATTGCGTGACTTCAGCGTTGTAACTGCACTTGTATTGTTATATGGCGTAGCTTCCATTCTCGGGGCATTGCTTTCTGACATTATTCTAGGAATTGTAGATCCACGTATACGGATCAAGTAA
- a CDS encoding ABC transporter ATP-binding protein has translation MALLEVEGLKIHFPIRGGLLKREIGSVKAVDDVSFSIEQGQTYGLVGESGSGKTTTGRAIIGLNHVTDGKILFDGKNLATERRKNRQLQRDVQMIFQDPYSSLNPKKRVIDIIAEPFRNYERLTATEEKRQVRELLEKVGLSPESIYKYPHEFSGGQRQRIGIARAIALKPKLIIADEPVSALDVSVQAQVLNFMQEIQKELNLTYLFISHDLGIIRHMCDEIGIMYKGRYVEQGTTSDIFENPQHIYTKRLIAAIPDMDPTKREEMVAFRQQVKSEYEHSYRNFFDEEGLAYSLQSISDTHRVALPQKG, from the coding sequence ATGGCATTACTCGAAGTAGAAGGGCTCAAGATACACTTTCCGATTCGCGGTGGATTGCTTAAACGGGAAATTGGCAGTGTAAAGGCTGTTGATGATGTGAGCTTCTCCATTGAACAAGGACAGACCTATGGTTTGGTTGGCGAATCAGGTTCAGGCAAGACAACAACAGGCAGAGCCATTATTGGGCTGAACCATGTCACTGACGGAAAGATTCTGTTTGACGGCAAAAACCTGGCTACGGAGCGACGTAAAAACAGGCAGCTCCAGCGGGATGTACAAATGATTTTTCAAGACCCATATTCATCATTGAATCCAAAGAAGCGGGTTATCGATATCATCGCTGAGCCGTTTCGTAACTATGAGCGTCTCACAGCTACCGAGGAGAAAAGACAAGTAAGAGAATTACTTGAAAAGGTTGGCTTGAGTCCGGAATCAATCTACAAATATCCGCATGAATTCTCAGGGGGGCAGCGTCAACGGATCGGCATTGCACGGGCTATTGCACTGAAGCCGAAGCTGATTATCGCTGATGAACCTGTATCTGCACTGGATGTATCGGTACAGGCTCAGGTACTTAACTTCATGCAGGAGATTCAAAAAGAGTTAAATCTGACGTATCTGTTCATCAGTCATGATCTGGGCATCATCCGCCATATGTGTGACGAGATAGGAATTATGTATAAAGGTCGATATGTGGAACAGGGCACAACGAGTGATATTTTTGAGAATCCGCAACACATCTATACCAAACGTCTTATTGCAGCCATTCCGGATATGGACCCAACCAAACGAGAGGAAATGGTAGCCTTCCGTCAACAGGTCAAGTCCGAGTATGAACATTCATACCGAAATTTCTTTGATGAGGAAGGGCTTGCATACTCGCTCCAATCCATTTCCGATACTCACCGAGTAGCTCTACCTCAGAAAGGTTGA